In a genomic window of Rhodovulum sp. P5:
- a CDS encoding phosphoadenylyl-sulfate reductase: MSDWPPGGSDALLDALQADHLPDRTHVDMAGLLADRRLGRVALVSSFGAESAVLLHHVTRDFPDMPVLFIDTGRHFPETLSYRDELCERLGLNLINVVPDTALIETEDPDRTLHARDPNMCCMLRKTFPLADALAAFDTWISGRKRYQASTRAALPAIERDGDHIKVNPLVFWTQDQIAAYFQAYDLPPHPLTARGYASIGCAPCTRPVRDGEDPRAGRWADTPDKTECGIHLGPDGRFTRSRPH, from the coding sequence ATGTCCGATTGGCCGCCCGGCGGGTCCGATGCCCTGCTTGATGCCCTTCAGGCAGATCACCTGCCGGACCGAACCCATGTGGACATGGCGGGCCTTCTGGCCGACCGCAGACTTGGGCGGGTGGCGCTGGTGTCGTCCTTCGGCGCGGAAAGCGCGGTGCTGCTGCACCATGTGACACGGGATTTTCCCGATATGCCGGTCCTATTCATCGACACCGGCCGGCATTTCCCCGAAACGCTGTCCTATCGGGACGAGCTTTGCGAACGCCTTGGGCTCAACCTCATCAACGTCGTGCCGGATACGGCCCTGATCGAAACCGAGGACCCGGACCGCACCTTGCATGCCCGCGATCCGAACATGTGCTGCATGCTGCGCAAGACCTTTCCGCTGGCCGACGCGCTGGCGGCATTCGATACGTGGATTTCGGGGCGCAAACGCTATCAGGCCAGCACCCGTGCGGCCCTGCCCGCGATCGAGCGCGACGGCGACCATATAAAGGTGAACCCGCTTGTGTTCTGGACGCAGGACCAGATCGCCGCCTATTTCCAGGCTTATGACCTGCCGCCCCATCCCCTGACGGCGCGGGGCTATGCCTCTATCGGCTGTGCGCCCTGCACCCGCCCCGTTCGGGATGGCGAAGACCCGCGGGCCGGGCGCTGGGCGGACACGCCCGACAAGACCGAATGCGGTATCCATCTGGGGCCGGACGGGCGGTTCACACGGTCGCGGCCGCATTGA
- a CDS encoding DNA alkylation repair protein encodes MNVSDALHALSAHAVPGKAADMAAYHKVSRVYLGVANPDIDTLARDWRQSLTLEDRLQLAADLWETDIHEARICAAKLLTQARIRPTDEGAWHLVQSWVPQFDAWAVADHASIAGQKRLVADPARIDTVEGWTGSDHMWSRRAALVMTLPWAKMPHPKPTDLKIRERVLGWAAGYVSDPDWFIQKAVAWWLREMSKRDPDRVRAFLVAHGTQMKPFARKEAARVMGAPPAHPD; translated from the coding sequence ATGAACGTTTCTGATGCGCTGCACGCGTTGTCGGCCCATGCCGTCCCCGGAAAGGCGGCCGACATGGCCGCCTATCACAAGGTGTCGCGGGTCTATCTGGGCGTGGCCAACCCCGATATCGACACGCTTGCGCGGGACTGGCGCCAAAGCCTGACGCTGGAGGATCGGCTGCAACTGGCCGCCGACCTGTGGGAGACCGACATTCACGAGGCGCGCATCTGCGCCGCCAAACTGCTGACGCAGGCGCGCATCCGGCCAACGGACGAAGGGGCATGGCACCTTGTCCAAAGCTGGGTGCCGCAATTCGACGCCTGGGCCGTGGCCGATCATGCCAGTATCGCCGGGCAGAAGCGGCTGGTCGCAGACCCGGCCCGGATCGACACGGTCGAGGGCTGGACGGGATCGGATCATATGTGGTCCCGCCGCGCGGCGCTGGTGATGACCCTGCCCTGGGCAAAGATGCCCCACCCCAAGCCCACCGATCTGAAAATCCGTGAGCGGGTTCTGGGCTGGGCCGCCGGCTATGTCTCTGACCCCGACTGGTTCATCCAGAAGGCCGTGGCGTGGTGGCTGCGCGAGATGTCGAAACGCGATCCCGACCGGGTGCGGGCGTTTCTGGTGGCGCATGGCACCCAGATGAAACCCTTCGCCCGGAAGGAGGCCGCGCGGGTGATGGGTGCCCCGCCAGCACACCCGGATTGA
- a CDS encoding AMP-binding protein, producing the protein MDDRRLLPVQDSWDAMRGRFRWAVPERFNIAQACCDDWAGAEPGRVAVIDASDGDRAWTYGALKDASDRLATVLAGLGVGAGDRVAVLLPQAPAVLIAHFAAYKLGAVVLPLFTLFGPDALEYRLADSGARLVVTDADGAEKLAGLRDRLPDLTEVLSVNGGKARDLWAEIAAADPLRAPRDTLAKDPAVLIYTSGTTGPPKGALHAHRFLIGHLPSIELHHRGFPQPGDCGWTPADWAWIGGLMDMAMPCLYYGVPLVACRMRKFDVAEAWALIDRLKVRNLFLPPTALKLMRQVPVPAGVSLRSVGSGGESLGADLLNWGRQALGLEICEFYGQTECNLVITCVPELMDAPPGAMGRATPGFDVAVIDADGTPLPPGELGEIAVRKGAASMFLGYWGLREKTEAKFTGDWMRTGDLGMCDGQGHFTYVSRDDDVITSSGYRIGPTEIENCLTGHPDVVMAAAVGEPDPERTEIVVAHVVLRDGAAWEGLEAALIQRVRDHVSPHVAPRRVVRADSLPMTATGKIMRRELRGQG; encoded by the coding sequence ATGGACGATCGCAGGCTTTTGCCCGTGCAGGACAGTTGGGACGCGATGCGGGGCCGCTTCCGCTGGGCCGTGCCAGAACGCTTCAACATCGCACAGGCCTGTTGCGATGACTGGGCCGGGGCAGAGCCGGGTCGGGTGGCGGTCATCGATGCCTCGGACGGGGACCGGGCGTGGACCTATGGCGCATTGAAGGATGCGTCGGATCGCCTTGCCACGGTCCTTGCCGGGCTTGGCGTCGGCGCAGGCGACAGGGTCGCAGTACTGTTGCCGCAGGCGCCCGCCGTCCTGATCGCCCATTTCGCGGCCTACAAGCTTGGCGCCGTGGTCCTGCCGCTATTCACGCTCTTCGGGCCGGATGCGTTGGAATATCGGTTGGCCGACAGCGGTGCGCGGCTGGTCGTGACCGATGCGGACGGGGCCGAAAAGCTCGCCGGCCTGCGCGACCGGCTGCCCGACCTGACCGAGGTTCTGTCGGTGAACGGTGGCAAGGCCCGCGACCTCTGGGCCGAGATCGCGGCAGCCGACCCGCTGCGCGCGCCCCGGGACACGCTGGCCAAGGACCCGGCGGTTCTGATCTATACCTCGGGCACCACAGGCCCGCCCAAGGGCGCGCTGCACGCCCACCGGTTTCTGATCGGGCATCTGCCGTCGATCGAGTTGCACCACCGCGGCTTTCCGCAACCGGGCGATTGCGGCTGGACCCCGGCCGACTGGGCGTGGATCGGCGGATTGATGGATATGGCGATGCCGTGTCTCTACTACGGCGTGCCGCTGGTGGCCTGCCGGATGCGCAAGTTCGACGTGGCCGAGGCGTGGGCCCTGATCGACCGCCTGAAGGTGCGCAACCTGTTCCTGCCGCCGACAGCGCTGAAACTGATGCGGCAGGTGCCGGTGCCCGCGGGCGTTTCGTTGCGCTCGGTCGGTTCCGGGGGCGAAAGCCTGGGTGCCGATCTGCTAAATTGGGGGCGGCAGGCGCTGGGGCTGGAGATCTGCGAATTCTACGGCCAGACCGAATGCAACCTCGTCATCACCTGCGTACCGGAATTGATGGACGCCCCGCCCGGCGCGATGGGGCGCGCGACACCGGGGTTCGACGTCGCGGTCATCGACGCGGACGGAACGCCGCTTCCGCCCGGGGAGTTGGGGGAGATCGCGGTGCGCAAGGGCGCGGCCTCGATGTTCCTTGGCTATTGGGGCTTGCGAGAGAAGACCGAGGCCAAGTTCACCGGCGATTGGATGCGCACCGGCGATCTGGGCATGTGCGACGGGCAGGGCCATTTCACCTATGTCTCGCGCGACGATGACGTGATCACCTCGTCCGGTTACCGGATCGGCCCGACGGAGATCGAGAACTGCCTGACCGGTCACCCCGACGTCGTAATGGCCGCGGCAGTGGGAGAGCCCGACCCGGAGCGGACCGAGATCGTCGTCGCCCATGTCGTCCTGCGCGACGGGGCGGCGTGGGAGGGGCTGGAGGCGGCGCTGATCCAGCGCGTGCGCGACCATGTCAGCCCCCATGTCGCGCCCCGCCGCGTCGTCCGCGCCGACAGCCTGCCAATGACCGCCACGGGCAAGATCATGCGGCGGGAGTTGCGCGGCCAAGGGTAG